From the Spiribacter sp. 2438 genome, one window contains:
- a CDS encoding P-II family nitrogen regulator encodes MKLITAVIKPFKLDDVREALSEIGVQGVTVTEVKGFGRQKGHTELYRGAEYVVDFLPKMKVEVVLDDELVERAVEAITKAANTGKIGDGKIFVSPVEQAIRIRTGETDKDAL; translated from the coding sequence ATGAAATTAATCACAGCGGTCATCAAGCCTTTCAAGCTCGATGATGTAAGGGAGGCGCTCTCGGAGATTGGGGTCCAGGGCGTGACAGTCACGGAGGTCAAGGGCTTCGGGCGGCAGAAAGGGCACACCGAGCTCTACCGCGGCGCCGAATATGTCGTCGACTTCCTGCCGAAAATGAAGGTTGAGGTGGTTCTGGACGACGAGCTGGTCGAGCGCGCCGTCGAGGCCATCACCAAGGCAGCCAACACCGGCAAGATCGGCGACGGCAAGATCTTTGTTTCTCCGGTGGAGCAGGCGATTCGCATCCGCACCGGCGAGACGGACAAGGATGCACTCTAA
- a CDS encoding ammonium transporter has translation MSAEINELAYALDTFYFLLSGALVMWMAAGFTMLESGLVRAKNTTEILTKNISLYAIACIMYMVIGYNIMYGAGVTSIIPSASLILGAADNSAAAIAAGSDAYYSDISDFFFQVVFVATAMSIISGAVAERMKLWSFLLFTVILTGVIYPVQGFWSWGGGFLDEAGFADFAGSGIVHMFGAAAALAAVIVLGPRKGKYGPNGEVKPIPGTNMPLATLGVFILWLGWFGFNGGSELKVSDVDSANAVALIFANTNLSAAGGVVAALITAKLMFGKADLTMALNGGIAGLVSITAGPDVPSLLAASLIGAVGGVLVVFSIVGLDKLKLDDPVGAISAHGTAGIWGLLAVPLWYDAATFGAQILGIISIFAWTFGASIVLWLILKAVMGIRVTEEEEMQGLDITECGVEAYPDFTKTQ, from the coding sequence ATGTCAGCAGAAATTAACGAACTTGCCTACGCACTGGATACTTTTTACTTCCTGTTGTCCGGTGCGTTGGTCATGTGGATGGCCGCGGGTTTCACCATGCTCGAGTCGGGCCTGGTGCGTGCCAAGAACACCACGGAAATCCTGACCAAGAATATCTCTCTCTATGCCATCGCCTGCATTATGTACATGGTCATCGGCTACAACATCATGTATGGGGCGGGCGTGACCTCCATCATCCCGTCGGCCAGCCTGATCCTGGGCGCGGCGGATAACTCGGCGGCGGCCATTGCTGCCGGCAGCGATGCCTACTACTCGGATATTTCCGACTTCTTCTTCCAGGTCGTGTTCGTGGCGACGGCGATGTCCATCATCTCCGGTGCCGTGGCCGAGCGGATGAAGCTCTGGTCGTTCCTGCTGTTCACGGTGATCCTGACCGGCGTCATCTACCCCGTTCAGGGCTTCTGGAGCTGGGGCGGTGGCTTCCTGGACGAGGCCGGCTTCGCCGACTTCGCCGGTTCCGGCATCGTGCACATGTTCGGTGCAGCGGCCGCGCTTGCCGCCGTGATCGTGCTTGGCCCCCGCAAGGGCAAGTACGGCCCGAATGGCGAGGTCAAGCCGATCCCGGGCACCAACATGCCGCTGGCGACGCTGGGTGTGTTCATCCTGTGGCTGGGCTGGTTCGGCTTCAACGGCGGTTCCGAGCTCAAGGTCTCCGACGTTGACTCCGCCAACGCAGTCGCTCTGATCTTTGCCAACACCAATCTGTCCGCGGCGGGCGGCGTGGTGGCTGCTCTGATCACCGCCAAGCTGATGTTCGGCAAGGCCGACCTGACCATGGCGCTGAACGGCGGCATCGCCGGCCTGGTGTCCATCACCGCGGGACCGGACGTGCCTAGCCTGCTGGCCGCTTCGCTGATCGGCGCGGTCGGTGGTGTGCTGGTGGTGTTCTCCATCGTCGGGCTCGACAAGCTCAAGCTTGATGATCCGGTTGGCGCCATCTCCGCCCACGGTACCGCCGGTATCTGGGGTCTGCTGGCCGTGCCGCTGTGGTACGACGCGGCGACCTTCGGCGCCCAGATCCTCGGCATCATCTCCATTTTCGCCTGGACCTTCGGCGCCAGCATCGTGCTGTGGCTGATCCTCAAGGCGGTCATGGGTATCCGTGTCACCGAGGAAGAGGAAATGCAGGGTCTGGACATCACCGAGTGTGGTGTTGAAGCCTACCCGGACTTCACCAAGACCCAGTAA